Proteins encoded in a region of the Streptomyces akebiae genome:
- a CDS encoding NUDIX hydrolase, with the protein MANGQWYPAEWPDRIRALAAGTLTPVTPRRAATVMLLKDTADTPVVHMLRRRASMAFAGGAYAYPGGGVDPRDDDHQIRWAGPTRAWWASRLGVDETDAQAIVCAAVRETYEEAGVLLAGPSPDTVIGDTTGDDWEADRAAVAARELSFAEFLERRGLVLRSDLLGAWARWITPEFEARRYDTWFFVAALPQGQRTRNASTEADRTVWIRPRDAADGYDKGELMMMPPTIATLRRLAEYDSAAAALAAAPARDLTPVLARARLENDDVILSWPGHDEFTKRVPAAGDPT; encoded by the coding sequence ATGGCAAACGGGCAGTGGTACCCAGCCGAGTGGCCGGACCGCATCCGCGCACTCGCGGCCGGCACGCTGACACCGGTGACCCCCAGGCGGGCCGCCACCGTCATGCTGCTCAAGGACACGGCCGACACCCCGGTCGTGCACATGCTGCGCAGACGCGCCTCCATGGCCTTCGCCGGAGGCGCGTACGCGTATCCGGGCGGCGGGGTGGACCCCCGCGACGACGACCACCAGATCCGCTGGGCGGGCCCCACGCGCGCGTGGTGGGCGTCCCGCCTCGGTGTCGACGAGACCGACGCCCAGGCCATCGTCTGCGCGGCCGTCCGGGAGACGTACGAGGAGGCGGGCGTCCTGCTCGCCGGGCCGAGCCCCGACACCGTGATCGGGGACACCACGGGCGACGACTGGGAGGCCGACCGTGCCGCGGTGGCCGCCCGGGAACTGTCCTTCGCCGAGTTCCTGGAACGCCGGGGGCTGGTCCTGCGCTCCGATCTCCTCGGCGCCTGGGCGCGCTGGATCACCCCGGAGTTCGAGGCCCGCCGCTACGACACCTGGTTCTTCGTGGCCGCCCTCCCGCAGGGCCAGCGCACCCGCAACGCCTCCACGGAGGCCGACCGCACGGTGTGGATCCGCCCCCGGGACGCGGCGGACGGCTACGACAAGGGCGAGCTGATGATGATGCCGCCCACCATCGCCACCCTGCGCCGGCTCGCGGAGTACGACTCGGCCGCCGCCGCGCTCGCCGCCGCACCCGCCCGCGACCTGACACCCGTCCTCGCTCGGGCCCGCCTGGAGAACGACGACGTGATCCTCTCCTGGCCGGGCCACGACGAGTTCACCAAGCGTGTTCCGGCCGCCGGAGACCCCACATGA
- a CDS encoding RidA family protein, translating to MSAVEAKLVELGLRLPEVVPPLAAYQPAVQSGVYVYTAGQLPMVDGKLPVTGKVGAEVTPEEAKELARTCALNALAAVKSVAGDLDRVARVVKVVGFVASASDFTGQPAVLNGASELLGAVFGDRGVHARSAVGVAVLPLDAPVEVELQVELTEA from the coding sequence GTGAGCGCCGTCGAAGCGAAGCTCGTGGAACTCGGGCTGAGGCTGCCCGAGGTCGTCCCGCCGCTCGCCGCGTACCAGCCGGCCGTCCAGTCCGGCGTGTACGTGTACACCGCCGGGCAGCTGCCCATGGTGGACGGCAAGCTGCCCGTCACCGGCAAGGTCGGCGCCGAGGTCACCCCCGAGGAGGCCAAGGAGCTCGCCCGTACCTGTGCGCTGAACGCGCTCGCCGCAGTCAAGTCCGTGGCGGGCGACCTGGACCGGGTCGCGCGCGTGGTGAAGGTCGTCGGCTTCGTGGCCTCGGCCTCCGACTTCACCGGCCAGCCCGCCGTACTGAACGGCGCGAGCGAACTCCTCGGCGCCGTCTTCGGCGACAGGGGCGTCCACGCGCGCAGCGCGGTCGGTGTGGCGGTCCTGCCTCTGGACGCGCCGGTCGAGGTGGAACTCCAGGTGGAGCTCACCGAAGCCTGA
- a CDS encoding DUF4177 domain-containing protein — protein sequence MTKWEYATVPLLVHATKQILDTWGEDGWELVQVVPGPNNPEQLVAYLKRPKP from the coding sequence ATGACCAAGTGGGAATACGCAACCGTGCCGCTGCTCGTCCATGCCACGAAGCAGATTCTGGACACCTGGGGCGAGGACGGCTGGGAGCTCGTCCAGGTCGTGCCCGGGCCGAACAACCCCGAGCAGCTGGTGGCCTACCTGAAGCGGCCCAAGCCGTGA